In Microbacterium lushaniae, the following are encoded in one genomic region:
- a CDS encoding methylated-DNA--[protein]-cysteine S-methyltransferase gives MTRYASAVHATPVGDVLLTVADDRLLSLRVLHGDQHAAREDLVRILGAVPEDDPFAGAEAAGQLDEYFDGTRRNFDLPLDWSLTRGFSRAALQAVCEIPYGETAAYGEVAVMAGRPRAARAVGTACATSPFSIVVPVHRVVRSDGSPGQYGGHPEVKQYLLRKEQESGA, from the coding sequence ATGACCCGATACGCCAGCGCCGTGCACGCCACCCCCGTCGGCGACGTGCTCCTCACCGTCGCCGATGACCGGCTCCTCTCCCTGCGCGTGCTCCACGGGGATCAGCACGCGGCGCGGGAGGACCTCGTCCGCATCCTGGGCGCCGTGCCCGAGGACGATCCTTTTGCCGGCGCCGAGGCGGCGGGTCAGCTCGACGAATACTTCGACGGAACGCGCCGGAACTTCGACCTGCCGCTGGACTGGAGCCTCACGCGGGGGTTCTCCCGTGCCGCGCTGCAGGCGGTGTGCGAGATCCCGTACGGCGAGACCGCCGCGTACGGCGAGGTCGCCGTCATGGCGGGGCGTCCGCGGGCCGCTCGGGCGGTGGGCACGGCGTGCGCCACCAGCCCGTTCTCCATCGTCGTCCCGGTGCACAGGGTTGTGCGCTCGGACGGCTCGCCCGGGCAGTACGGCGGACATCCCGAGGTGAAGCAGTACCTCCTCCGGAAGGAGCAGGAGTCGGGCGCGTAG
- a CDS encoding cation acetate symporter → MNEVFGAVHAAVQTAENDPILNISIFGAFVAVTLFIVIRASRNNKTAADYYAAGRSFTGPQNGFAISGDYLSAASFLGICGAIAVNGYDGFLYSIGFLVAWLVALLLVAELMRNTGKFTMADVLSFRLKQRPVRMAAAITTLAVCFFYLLAQMAGAGGLVSLLLGIDEALGQSIVVAVVGLLMIVYVLVGGMKGTTWVQIVKAFLLIGGALVMTIWVLAINGFNLNTLLESAVAASPNGEAILGPGLQYGANPWDFVSLALALVLGTAGLPHVLMRFYTVPTAKEARRSVVWAIWLIGLFYLLTLVLGYGAGALVTPEVIADAPGGVNSAAPLLALELGGPILLGFISAVAFATILAVVAGLTITAAASFAHDIYANVVKKGDVPPDGEVKVARRTVVVIGVLAILGGIGVQGQNVAFLVALAFAVAASANLPTILYSLFWRRFTTRGAVWSMYGGLAAAVILIVLSPVFWGTSTSVFKDTGVAIWPFNNPGIVSIPVGFFLGWLGTITSRKGSEDPRKAAEMEVRSLTGFGAEKATSH, encoded by the coding sequence GTGAATGAAGTCTTCGGTGCCGTGCACGCCGCCGTGCAGACGGCGGAGAACGATCCCATCCTGAACATCTCGATCTTCGGTGCTTTCGTCGCCGTGACGCTGTTCATCGTCATCCGGGCCAGCCGCAACAACAAGACCGCCGCCGACTACTACGCCGCCGGCCGCTCGTTCACCGGCCCGCAGAACGGGTTCGCCATCTCGGGCGACTACCTCTCCGCGGCCTCCTTCCTCGGCATCTGCGGCGCCATCGCCGTCAACGGCTACGACGGGTTCCTGTACTCCATCGGGTTCCTCGTCGCGTGGCTGGTCGCGCTGCTGCTGGTCGCCGAGCTCATGCGCAACACCGGCAAGTTCACGATGGCCGACGTGCTGTCGTTCCGGCTGAAGCAGCGCCCGGTGCGGATGGCCGCGGCCATCACGACGCTCGCCGTGTGCTTCTTCTACCTGCTGGCACAGATGGCCGGCGCGGGTGGTCTGGTCTCGCTGCTCCTGGGAATCGATGAGGCCTTGGGGCAGTCGATCGTCGTCGCGGTGGTGGGTCTGCTCATGATCGTCTACGTGCTCGTGGGCGGCATGAAGGGCACGACGTGGGTGCAGATCGTCAAGGCGTTCCTCCTCATCGGCGGCGCCCTGGTGATGACCATCTGGGTGCTCGCGATCAACGGGTTCAACCTCAACACCCTGCTGGAAAGCGCCGTGGCGGCGTCGCCGAACGGGGAGGCGATCCTCGGCCCGGGGCTGCAGTACGGCGCGAACCCGTGGGACTTCGTCTCCCTCGCCCTCGCGCTCGTCCTCGGCACGGCGGGCCTGCCGCACGTGCTGATGCGCTTCTACACCGTGCCCACCGCCAAGGAGGCCCGCCGCTCGGTCGTGTGGGCGATCTGGCTGATCGGCCTGTTCTACCTGCTGACCCTCGTCCTCGGATACGGGGCGGGCGCGCTGGTCACGCCCGAGGTCATCGCCGATGCCCCCGGCGGAGTGAACTCGGCCGCACCGCTGCTGGCCTTGGAGCTGGGCGGGCCGATCCTGCTCGGATTCATCTCCGCCGTGGCCTTCGCCACGATCCTCGCGGTGGTCGCCGGGCTCACGATCACGGCGGCGGCGTCGTTCGCGCACGACATCTACGCCAACGTCGTGAAGAAGGGCGACGTCCCCCCGGACGGCGAGGTGAAGGTGGCCCGTCGCACGGTGGTCGTCATCGGCGTGCTCGCCATCCTCGGCGGCATCGGTGTGCAGGGACAGAACGTCGCGTTCCTCGTGGCGCTCGCGTTCGCGGTGGCCGCTTCGGCGAACCTCCCGACGATCCTGTACTCGCTGTTCTGGCGCCGCTTCACCACGCGCGGCGCGGTCTGGAGCATGTACGGGGGACTGGCGGCGGCGGTCATCCTGATCGTGCTGTCGCCGGTGTTCTGGGGCACGTCCACGAGCGTCTTCAAGGACACGGGGGTCGCGATCTGGCCGTTCAACAACCCGGGCATCGTGTCGATCCCGGTCGGGTTCTTCCTCGGCTGGCTCGGCACGATCACCTCGCGCAAGGGCAGCGAGGATCCGCGCAAGGCCGCGGAGATGGAGGTGCGCTCCCTCACCGGCTTCGGAGCCGAGAAGGCGACCTCGCACTAG
- a CDS encoding DUF485 domain-containing protein gives MSDPRTDAAPGGIDYIAVEESPPFRELKRRHRSFVFPLAIAFLVWYFAYVLLSSFAREFMAERVWGDVTVGLLFGLGQFVTTFAITMTYVWYANRKLDPLTEDLREELERAEGGQS, from the coding sequence ATGTCGGATCCGCGTACCGATGCCGCCCCGGGCGGCATCGACTACATCGCGGTCGAGGAGTCACCGCCCTTCCGGGAGTTGAAGCGACGCCACCGCAGCTTCGTCTTCCCGCTGGCGATCGCGTTCCTCGTCTGGTACTTCGCGTACGTCCTGCTGTCCTCCTTCGCGAGGGAGTTCATGGCCGAACGCGTGTGGGGGGACGTGACCGTCGGCCTGCTGTTCGGGCTCGGGCAGTTCGTGACGACGTTCGCCATCACGATGACCTACGTGTGGTACGCCAACCGCAAGCTCGACCCGTTGACCGAAGACCTGCGCGAAGAGCTCGAGCGCGCTGAGGGAGGACAGTCGTGA
- a CDS encoding helix-turn-helix transcriptional regulator, whose product MGAATVPIEQADLVSHAIGELARRTRFPVAFGGLERDGAIHVTAIHGARTRSIEGLVVQENRGLGGRAFAEKRPRLALDYRTSRTITHDYDRAILGEGISTLFAVPVIVTGTTRGVLYCGSWTQAPVGDVVAEPAFRVARDLATELRVRDEVDRRIAMMPTGSPDRALSPAAQEEVRESYAELRSVAAAIEDESLRVRLEQIERRLAALTGARGTAEGSPEVRLSPRELDVLACAALGATNSEIAQQLDLKETTVKSYLAAAMSKLDASTRHAAVARARRIGILP is encoded by the coding sequence GTGGGAGCTGCAACGGTGCCGATCGAGCAGGCTGATCTGGTCTCGCACGCCATCGGTGAGCTGGCCCGCCGCACACGTTTCCCCGTCGCATTCGGCGGCCTCGAACGCGACGGCGCCATCCATGTGACTGCCATCCACGGCGCGCGCACCCGCAGCATCGAAGGCCTCGTCGTCCAGGAGAACCGCGGGCTGGGCGGACGGGCCTTCGCCGAGAAGCGGCCGCGTCTGGCCCTGGACTACCGCACGTCGCGGACGATCACGCATGACTACGACCGCGCCATCCTCGGCGAGGGGATCTCGACCCTGTTCGCCGTTCCCGTCATCGTGACGGGCACGACGCGCGGGGTCCTGTACTGCGGGTCGTGGACGCAGGCGCCCGTCGGCGACGTGGTCGCGGAGCCTGCCTTCCGCGTGGCGCGCGACCTGGCCACCGAGCTGCGCGTGCGCGACGAGGTCGATCGCCGCATCGCGATGATGCCGACCGGCAGCCCCGACCGAGCCCTGTCGCCGGCGGCGCAGGAGGAGGTCCGCGAGAGCTACGCCGAACTGCGCAGCGTCGCCGCCGCCATCGAGGACGAGAGCCTGCGGGTGCGTCTCGAGCAGATCGAGCGGCGACTTGCGGCACTGACCGGTGCCCGCGGCACGGCCGAGGGCAGCCCGGAGGTGCGCCTGTCGCCGCGCGAGCTGGATGTCCTCGCGTGTGCGGCCCTGGGCGCCACCAACTCCGAGATCGCCCAGCAGCTCGATCTGAAGGAGACCACCGTCAAGTCCTACCTTGCGGCGGCCATGAGCAAGCTCGATGCATCCACGCGCCACGCCGCCGTAGCACGTGCACGCCGTATCGGGATACTGCCCTAA
- a CDS encoding histone-like nucleoid-structuring protein Lsr2, which yields MARRIVHQLVDDLDGSVLEVGEGETVLFSLDGVAYEIDLTEENAAALRDVLAPYVAAARSVSSRSGASRSGTGGGSGRTRRRAGQQDYTAIRTWAKQNGHTVSERGRIPASVLEAYEAAH from the coding sequence ATGGCCCGCAGAATTGTGCATCAGCTCGTCGACGACCTGGACGGCAGCGTCCTGGAGGTCGGGGAGGGTGAGACCGTCCTGTTCTCCCTCGACGGCGTCGCGTATGAGATCGACCTGACCGAGGAGAACGCCGCAGCGCTGCGCGATGTCCTGGCGCCGTACGTCGCGGCCGCTCGGTCGGTGTCGTCGCGGTCGGGCGCCTCGCGATCGGGAACCGGCGGCGGCAGCGGACGGACGCGGCGGCGCGCCGGGCAGCAGGATTACACCGCCATTCGCACGTGGGCCAAGCAGAACGGCCACACGGTCTCCGAGCGCGGCCGCATCCCCGCATCCGTGCTCGAGGCGTACGAAGCGGCCCACTGA
- a CDS encoding iron-sulfur cluster biosynthesis family protein, which yields MADFESATEGASMLTLTEQATTAVKTITSQFPDVADGGVRIEGAGTPDSQFQLTVVPGPEPADAVVENEGARVFLDSDAALVLDDRVLDAQPDGEGGVQFAVTSQA from the coding sequence GTGGCTGACTTCGAGTCCGCAACGGAAGGAGCATCCATGCTCACGCTCACCGAGCAGGCGACCACGGCCGTCAAGACCATCACCTCGCAGTTCCCCGACGTCGCCGACGGCGGGGTTCGCATCGAGGGGGCCGGTACGCCGGACTCCCAGTTCCAGCTGACCGTCGTGCCGGGTCCCGAGCCCGCCGACGCGGTCGTCGAGAACGAGGGCGCCCGCGTCTTCCTCGACAGCGACGCCGCGCTGGTGCTGGATGATCGCGTCCTGGACGCGCAGCCCGACGGCGAGGGCGGCGTGCAGTTCGCCGTCACCTCACAGGCCTGA
- a CDS encoding GmrSD restriction endonuclease domain-containing protein, with amino-acid sequence MTDIFKTIEWTVNSLIGGVEDGTIQLPDLQRPFVWPAAKVRDLFDSMYRGYPVGELMFWDVPAEGETRAIGKNTQLGASHQIVDGQQRLTSLYAAIKGQSVRDENYRDRPIKIGFNPFTEKFEVFNRAIERSPQWVDDIATVYASPLKARKAFMRRYSESGVELTDDEEERIEEVFIRLDNLRNYQFEIVHIQKEVTKATVADIFVRINSEGVSLKAYDYILTWLSVFWPEGRDEIEEFARNSRVSPETASHIAGRKITWTAHNPFVSVQTGHLVRAIVAVGQNRAKLTDAYAALQAKDRATGSVDPAKQSAELDKLKSALPTVTNPLHWQEFIHSIKIAGFTDRRGITSTTNLISTYILFLLGRTRFDVKLDKLRPLIARWLFMSQLSSRYTGSGETQLQKDLDRLAGVGVKDAGGFVRALDEVIATELTADFWTYRIPDSLVTSSQALSPSYQCYLAALNILDAELFMIRMKVSQWMNPAMPAIKGMEAHHLFPRKYQETVLGTTDLKRVNQAANFAPTDWDTNIFISDRPPAEYWDALVKQRAQGDHEWLDKQRYWHALPDRWEQLPYEEFLAERRKLIAGVVRDGFNKIGAGAVARVPIPDGRVEVEVEVEVGESALLDEWTVAALIDAGVLRAGDNLDPVDGAPVDAAVTDDATLLLIDGEGRTEEFDSLDAAARHLGFDNIAGLDFWVLDADPDTPLSELVSRSLEKAAS; translated from the coding sequence ATGACGGACATCTTCAAGACCATCGAGTGGACTGTGAACTCGCTGATCGGCGGAGTGGAGGACGGCACGATCCAGCTACCTGACCTGCAGCGGCCGTTCGTGTGGCCGGCTGCGAAGGTGCGTGACCTTTTCGATTCGATGTACCGCGGCTACCCCGTCGGCGAGCTGATGTTCTGGGATGTGCCCGCGGAGGGCGAAACTCGCGCGATCGGCAAGAACACCCAGCTTGGCGCGTCCCACCAGATCGTCGACGGGCAGCAGCGGTTGACGAGCTTGTACGCAGCGATCAAGGGTCAGTCGGTGCGGGACGAGAACTACCGGGATCGCCCGATCAAGATCGGCTTCAACCCGTTCACTGAGAAGTTCGAGGTCTTCAACAGGGCAATCGAGCGATCGCCTCAGTGGGTCGATGACATTGCGACCGTGTACGCCTCCCCTCTCAAGGCTCGAAAGGCGTTCATGAGGCGATACAGCGAAAGTGGCGTCGAACTGACAGATGACGAGGAAGAGCGAATCGAGGAGGTATTCATCCGGCTCGACAACCTCCGCAACTACCAGTTCGAGATCGTGCACATTCAGAAAGAGGTCACGAAGGCCACTGTCGCCGACATCTTCGTTCGGATCAACTCTGAGGGAGTCAGCCTCAAAGCCTACGACTACATCCTCACCTGGCTGAGCGTCTTCTGGCCCGAGGGGCGGGATGAGATAGAGGAATTCGCGCGTAACTCGCGCGTGTCACCGGAAACCGCCTCACACATCGCCGGGCGCAAGATAACTTGGACGGCGCACAACCCTTTCGTGAGCGTGCAAACCGGCCATCTTGTGCGGGCGATCGTCGCCGTCGGGCAGAACCGCGCCAAGCTGACCGACGCATATGCGGCCCTTCAAGCGAAGGATCGCGCGACCGGGTCCGTCGACCCGGCAAAGCAGTCCGCCGAATTGGACAAGCTGAAGTCGGCCCTGCCAACCGTCACGAACCCGCTGCACTGGCAGGAGTTCATCCACTCGATCAAGATCGCCGGGTTCACTGATAGGCGCGGAATCACGTCGACGACGAACCTGATCTCCACCTACATCCTCTTCTTGCTTGGCCGTACTCGGTTCGACGTGAAGCTGGACAAGCTGCGCCCGCTCATCGCTCGCTGGTTGTTCATGTCCCAGCTCTCCTCCCGCTACACAGGCAGCGGCGAGACGCAACTGCAGAAGGACCTCGACCGGCTTGCTGGCGTCGGCGTGAAGGACGCCGGCGGGTTCGTGCGTGCCCTCGACGAGGTGATCGCCACCGAGCTGACCGCCGACTTCTGGACATACCGCATCCCGGACTCGCTGGTCACATCGAGCCAGGCGCTGTCGCCGTCTTACCAGTGCTACCTCGCGGCGCTGAATATCCTGGACGCCGAGCTGTTCATGATCCGGATGAAGGTCTCGCAGTGGATGAATCCCGCGATGCCTGCGATCAAGGGCATGGAGGCCCATCACCTCTTCCCTCGCAAGTACCAGGAAACCGTGCTGGGGACCACGGACCTGAAGCGGGTCAACCAGGCCGCGAACTTTGCACCTACTGACTGGGATACGAATATTTTCATCTCCGACCGGCCACCAGCCGAGTATTGGGATGCGCTTGTGAAACAGCGTGCGCAAGGCGACCACGAGTGGCTCGACAAGCAGCGTTACTGGCACGCGCTCCCGGACCGATGGGAACAACTGCCCTACGAAGAGTTTCTTGCGGAGCGTCGGAAGCTCATCGCTGGCGTCGTCAGGGACGGGTTCAACAAAATCGGGGCGGGAGCCGTCGCACGCGTGCCGATCCCTGATGGGAGAGTCGAAGTCGAAGTCGAAGTCGAAGTCGGCGAGAGCGCGCTGCTTGACGAATGGACAGTCGCGGCGCTCATCGACGCGGGTGTATTGCGTGCGGGCGACAATCTGGATCCGGTCGACGGCGCGCCCGTTGATGCCGCCGTCACTGACGACGCGACTCTGCTTCTGATCGATGGTGAGGGGCGCACCGAGGAGTTCGACTCTCTCGATGCCGCGGCTCGCCACCTCGGATTCGATAACATCGCTGGGCTCGACTTCTGGGTGCTCGACGCTGACCCTGACACGCCCCTAAGTGAGTTGGTCTCTCGTTCGCTGGAGAAGGCAGCATCTTGA
- a CDS encoding tyrosine-type recombinase/integrase — translation MGGITPYESAKGRRYRVRYRKPDRTETEKRGFTTMREAKLYLSIVTVSKSKGEYIDPSSSRVPVSMFADSWLRSKQPPMSKPSYYMTLEQAWKNHVAPVWADREISSIRRSEVQDWVSDLATRKSRTVVIRSLGILAGILDVAIDDRRLASNPARRVRNLPRNGPGKRRVYLTHDQVATLAACSAYPTLVLTLAYCGLRWGEATGLRVRSVNRLRRRFVIEENAVMIAYEIHVGTPKTHERRSVPYPERLAPMIEQACAGKGPEGLLFGDGINHMRNSGEKGWFANAVRRAQEFDPSIPRVTPHDLRHTAASLAISSGANVKAVQRMLGHASAAMTLDTYADLFDDDLDAVATRLNDQMPLVALPSGPQTRYARPQ, via the coding sequence ATGGGCGGCATCACCCCGTACGAATCGGCCAAGGGCCGCCGCTATCGCGTGCGCTATCGCAAGCCCGATCGCACGGAGACGGAGAAGCGCGGCTTCACGACGATGCGCGAAGCGAAGCTGTACCTCTCCATCGTCACCGTGTCGAAGTCGAAGGGCGAGTACATCGACCCGTCATCGTCGAGGGTTCCCGTCAGCATGTTCGCCGACAGCTGGCTGCGATCCAAGCAGCCGCCGATGTCGAAGCCCTCGTACTACATGACGCTCGAGCAGGCGTGGAAGAACCACGTCGCCCCGGTCTGGGCCGACAGGGAGATCTCTTCGATCCGGCGCTCTGAAGTTCAGGATTGGGTGTCAGACCTCGCGACGCGCAAGTCGCGCACGGTCGTGATTCGCTCACTCGGAATCCTGGCCGGCATCCTCGACGTCGCCATCGACGATCGTCGTCTCGCGAGCAATCCGGCCCGTCGCGTGCGCAATCTTCCTCGGAACGGGCCGGGCAAGCGTCGCGTGTACCTCACTCACGACCAGGTGGCGACGCTGGCGGCGTGCTCGGCGTATCCGACGCTCGTCCTGACGCTGGCGTACTGCGGCTTACGATGGGGCGAGGCCACGGGCCTGCGCGTGCGCAGCGTGAACCGGCTGCGCCGACGTTTCGTCATCGAGGAGAACGCGGTGATGATCGCCTACGAGATCCATGTCGGTACGCCCAAGACGCACGAGAGGCGCTCCGTCCCGTATCCCGAGCGGCTTGCTCCGATGATCGAGCAAGCGTGCGCCGGGAAGGGTCCCGAAGGGCTGCTGTTCGGTGACGGCATCAATCACATGCGCAACTCGGGGGAGAAGGGATGGTTCGCGAACGCGGTTCGGCGTGCGCAGGAGTTCGACCCGTCGATCCCGCGGGTCACACCTCACGACCTCCGCCACACGGCAGCCTCGCTCGCGATCAGCTCTGGCGCGAACGTGAAGGCCGTGCAGCGGATGCTCGGCCACGCGTCGGCAGCGATGACGCTGGACACCTACGCCGACCTCTTCGACGACGATCTGGATGCCGTCGCGACGCGGCTGAACGACCAGATGCCGCTGGTGGCGCTGCCATCGGGCCCGCAGACCCGCTACGCCCGACCGCAGTGA
- a CDS encoding Eco57I restriction-modification methylase domain-containing protein, with protein sequence MDRKFDVVIGNPPYQDDLIGDNSAKAPPIYDRFMDAAFEISERTVLVTPARFLSNAGQTPKAWNQKILSDEHLMVAAYESDSSAIFPGTSIDGGIVVTYRDASRVIGPIGSHSHISDTAKSLVDQVASHPTASLSSTITEHPCSWNKHVFADHPELRGRIPESSGLRLKTNTFERMSEVCLTADPQDGHAYVQILGLNNRKRERRWVRRDYLVTPEVVDKYKVILASADGAAAKAGRVIGLPTVAAPGTGYTQTFMSIGLFDTEAEAEACAVYLRTKFARAMLRILKTTQHNSAIKWKYVPLQDFADSSEIDWSATVPEIDQQLYVKYRLDPEQIAFIERQIKPIE encoded by the coding sequence ATGGACAGGAAGTTCGATGTCGTCATCGGCAATCCGCCCTACCAAGACGACCTGATCGGCGACAACAGCGCCAAGGCGCCCCCGATCTATGACAGGTTCATGGATGCGGCTTTCGAGATCTCCGAACGCACGGTCCTCGTGACGCCGGCACGGTTCCTCTCCAATGCTGGGCAGACACCGAAGGCATGGAATCAGAAGATCCTGTCCGACGAGCACCTGATGGTCGCAGCGTACGAGTCGGATTCGTCGGCGATCTTCCCAGGGACATCCATCGACGGTGGAATCGTGGTGACCTATCGCGACGCGTCCCGCGTAATCGGCCCCATCGGAAGTCATTCGCACATCTCGGACACGGCCAAGTCGCTCGTCGACCAGGTCGCCTCCCACCCGACGGCATCGCTGTCGTCGACCATCACCGAGCACCCTTGTTCCTGGAATAAGCATGTGTTCGCCGACCACCCAGAGCTGCGAGGACGCATCCCGGAATCGAGCGGTCTTCGGCTGAAGACGAACACCTTCGAGCGGATGAGCGAAGTGTGCCTGACGGCGGACCCGCAAGACGGGCACGCGTACGTGCAGATTCTGGGGCTGAACAACCGCAAGCGAGAGCGTCGATGGGTACGACGCGACTATCTGGTGACCCCGGAGGTCGTCGACAAGTACAAGGTGATTCTCGCCAGCGCCGATGGTGCTGCTGCCAAGGCGGGCCGCGTCATCGGTCTACCGACGGTGGCCGCTCCAGGCACCGGCTACACACAGACTTTCATGTCTATCGGGCTGTTCGATACCGAGGCCGAGGCCGAGGCCTGTGCGGTGTACTTGAGAACCAAGTTCGCACGCGCGATGCTCCGGATCTTGAAGACGACACAGCACAACTCGGCGATCAAGTGGAAGTACGTTCCGCTGCAGGATTTCGCCGATAGCTCAGAGATCGACTGGTCCGCCACGGTGCCGGAGATCGATCAGCAGCTGTACGTCAAGTACCGCCTCGACCCCGAGCAGATCGCGTTCATCGAAAGGCAGATCAAGCCGATCGAGTGA